From Thermoleophilaceae bacterium, one genomic window encodes:
- a CDS encoding class I SAM-dependent methyltransferase encodes MRPLAKAWITSARLRRKLRRDQLVREELVRRHAPGRSFADVGCMYGANGSIAFCAEESGAGSVTAFDAMEETAEYLAEHERRGSSVRFVRGDLHEPGAIGEHDVVWCSGVLYHSPYPLLTLERLATAARELLIVGSHTIPEVPGLEQACVFYPKLGDAGRGVYSPVWPCNSVGIATPYDERPEMAYANYWWGITPSALRAMVEVQPGFSVAEELSEPFESYVVARRS; translated from the coding sequence GTGCGCCCGCTCGCCAAGGCCTGGATCACGTCCGCGCGCCTGCGCCGCAAGCTGCGGCGCGACCAGCTCGTGCGCGAGGAGCTGGTGCGAAGGCACGCGCCCGGGCGGTCGTTCGCCGACGTGGGCTGCATGTACGGCGCGAATGGGTCGATCGCCTTCTGCGCCGAGGAGTCGGGCGCCGGCTCGGTGACGGCCTTCGACGCCATGGAGGAGACGGCCGAGTACCTGGCCGAGCACGAGCGCCGCGGGTCGTCGGTGCGCTTCGTGCGCGGCGACCTCCACGAGCCCGGCGCGATCGGCGAGCACGACGTGGTGTGGTGCTCCGGCGTGCTCTATCACTCGCCCTACCCGCTGCTCACCCTCGAGCGCCTGGCCACCGCTGCCCGGGAGCTGCTGATCGTGGGCTCCCACACCATCCCCGAGGTGCCGGGGCTCGAGCAGGCCTGCGTCTTCTACCCGAAGCTCGGCGACGCCGGCCGCGGCGTGTACTCGCCCGTGTGGCCGTGCAACTCGGTGGGCATCGCCACCCCCTACGACGAGCGCCCCGAGATGGCCTACGCCAACTACTGGTGGGGGATCACGCCCTCGGCCCTGCGGGCGATGGTCGAGGTGCAGCCGGGCTTCAGCGTGGCAGAGGAGCTGTCGGAGCCGTTCGAGTCGTACGTGGTGGCCCGCCGCTCCTAG
- a CDS encoding NAD(P)(+) transhydrogenase (Re/Si-specific) subunit beta, with amino-acid sequence MTPLAAVDPDAISAAYIVAFGLFIVGLHYLNHPRTARRGNMIAAVGMAIAVVATLVKEEVGDYWLIALGIAIGTVVGVPAARSVKMTAMPQMVALFNGVGGGAVALISWAEYREALSHGGNPALETLIPILFAAIVGSVSFWGSNIAFGKLQEILPGRPIQVPGQQFLNIAVAAVAVGSAVAIAAGSESEGLFIAILVAAALLGNMMVLPIGGADMPVVISLLNAFTGLSAAAAGLALDNTALIVGGMIVGASGTILTNLMADAMNRSIGHIIAGGFGGVTTTGGGMGDDGTERTVVSTSAADVAIQLAYAQKVVVVPGYGLAVAQAQHAVRELTGILEQKGIEVSYAIHPVAGRMPGHMNVLLAEADVPYDELKEMEEINPEFPRTDVSLVIGANDVTNPAAREDQGSPIYGMPILDVDKSSSVIVLKRSMASGFAGIDNPLFYSDGTAMLFGDAKSSVDDVIGELKSL; translated from the coding sequence GTGACCCCGCTCGCGGCCGTGGACCCGGACGCCATCAGCGCGGCCTACATCGTCGCGTTCGGCCTCTTCATCGTCGGGCTGCACTACCTCAACCACCCGCGCACGGCGCGGCGCGGCAACATGATCGCCGCGGTGGGCATGGCGATCGCGGTGGTGGCCACGCTGGTCAAGGAGGAGGTGGGCGACTACTGGCTGATCGCCCTGGGCATCGCCATCGGCACGGTCGTCGGGGTGCCCGCGGCGCGCTCGGTGAAGATGACCGCGATGCCGCAGATGGTGGCGCTGTTCAACGGCGTCGGCGGCGGCGCCGTGGCGCTGATCTCGTGGGCGGAGTACCGCGAGGCGCTCTCCCACGGCGGCAACCCGGCGCTCGAGACGCTCATCCCCATCCTCTTCGCGGCCATCGTCGGCTCGGTCTCGTTCTGGGGCTCGAACATCGCCTTCGGCAAGCTCCAGGAGATCCTGCCCGGGCGGCCCATCCAGGTCCCCGGCCAGCAGTTCCTCAACATCGCCGTGGCCGCCGTCGCAGTCGGCTCGGCCGTCGCGATCGCGGCCGGCTCGGAGTCCGAGGGCCTCTTCATCGCGATTCTGGTGGCCGCCGCGCTGCTGGGCAACATGATGGTGCTGCCGATCGGCGGCGCGGACATGCCGGTGGTCATCAGTCTGCTCAACGCCTTCACCGGCCTGTCGGCCGCCGCCGCCGGCCTGGCGCTCGACAACACCGCCCTGATCGTGGGCGGCATGATCGTGGGCGCCTCGGGAACGATCCTCACCAACCTCATGGCCGACGCCATGAACCGCTCGATCGGCCACATCATCGCGGGCGGCTTCGGCGGTGTGACCACCACCGGCGGCGGCATGGGCGACGACGGCACCGAGCGCACCGTGGTGTCCACCAGCGCGGCCGACGTGGCCATCCAGCTCGCCTACGCGCAGAAGGTCGTCGTGGTGCCCGGCTACGGCCTGGCCGTCGCGCAGGCCCAGCACGCGGTGCGCGAGCTCACCGGGATCCTCGAGCAGAAGGGGATCGAGGTCTCCTACGCCATCCACCCCGTCGCCGGGCGCATGCCGGGGCACATGAACGTGCTCCTCGCCGAGGCCGACGTGCCCTACGACGAGCTCAAGGAGATGGAGGAGATCAACCCCGAGTTCCCGCGCACCGACGTCTCGCTCGTGATCGGCGCCAACGACGTCACCAACCCCGCCGCGCGCGAAGACCAGGGCTCACCCATCTACGGAATGCCGATCCTCGACGTGGACAAGTCCTCGTCGGTCATCGTGCTCAAGCGCTCGATGGCCTCCGGCTTCGCGGGCATCGACAACCCGCTGTTCTACTCCGACGGCACCGCGATGCTGTTCGGCGACGCCAAGTCGTCGGTCGACGACGTCATCGGCGAGCTCAAGTCGCTCTAG
- a CDS encoding NAD(P) transhydrogenase subunit alpha, protein MDLLTELAILVLAAFVGFEVISKVPNTLHTPLMSATNAIHGIVLLGGLIVIGEAAGFLNELILVIAIAFGTINVVGGFLVTDRMLEMFKRKPAPAKKDPSG, encoded by the coding sequence ATGGATCTGCTGACTGAGCTCGCCATCCTCGTGCTCGCCGCGTTCGTGGGCTTCGAGGTGATCTCGAAGGTGCCCAACACTCTGCACACGCCGCTGATGTCGGCCACCAACGCCATCCACGGCATCGTGCTGCTCGGCGGCCTGATCGTGATCGGCGAGGCCGCCGGCTTCCTCAACGAGCTGATCCTCGTGATCGCGATCGCGTTCGGCACGATCAACGTGGTCGGCGGCTTCCTCGTCACCGACCGCATGCTCGAGATGTTCAAGCGCAAGCCCGCGCCCGCCAAGAAGGACCCCTCCGGGTGA
- a CDS encoding Re/Si-specific NAD(P)(+) transhydrogenase subunit alpha, which produces MRVAVPNESGRGERRVALVPDVVRRLGAKDHTVVVEPGAGDGAHVPDAAFEEAGATIDPGALADADLIALVGAPTAEEAGRLPERSTVVGFLAPLTQPDLAQALAGRGITSFAMESVPRTTRAQSMDALSSQATVAGYRAALLAAGSLPRFLPMLTTAAGTVRPAKVMVLGAGVAGLQAIATAKRLGAIVSAFDVRAAVKEQIESLGASFVELDLGIDAEAAGGYARQLTDEEQQRQRELLAEEMADMDAVITTALVPGKPAPLLVTADAVRKMKPGSVVVDLAGGSGGNCELSEAGQTLVAEDVTIAAPLNLAAEMADHASALYARNILSFVELVAGEDGALAIDWEDEIVKGAVLTGGPHGSAD; this is translated from the coding sequence ATGCGAGTCGCCGTGCCGAACGAGTCGGGCCGGGGGGAGCGACGCGTGGCCCTCGTGCCGGACGTCGTGCGCCGCCTTGGCGCAAAGGACCACACCGTCGTGGTCGAGCCCGGGGCCGGCGACGGCGCCCACGTTCCCGACGCCGCGTTCGAGGAGGCGGGCGCCACGATCGATCCCGGCGCGCTGGCGGACGCCGACCTGATCGCGCTCGTCGGCGCTCCCACCGCCGAGGAGGCCGGGCGGCTGCCGGAGCGCTCCACGGTGGTCGGCTTCCTCGCGCCGCTCACCCAGCCCGATCTCGCGCAGGCGCTGGCGGGGCGCGGCATCACGAGCTTCGCGATGGAGTCGGTGCCGCGCACCACGCGCGCGCAGTCGATGGACGCGCTCTCGTCCCAGGCCACCGTGGCCGGCTACCGCGCCGCGCTGCTGGCCGCCGGGAGCCTCCCCCGCTTCCTGCCGATGTTGACCACCGCCGCCGGCACCGTGCGGCCCGCCAAGGTGATGGTGCTGGGCGCGGGCGTGGCGGGCCTGCAGGCCATCGCCACGGCCAAGCGGCTCGGCGCGATCGTGAGCGCGTTCGACGTGCGCGCGGCGGTGAAGGAGCAGATCGAGTCGCTGGGCGCGTCCTTCGTCGAGCTCGACCTGGGCATCGACGCCGAGGCGGCCGGCGGCTACGCGCGCCAGCTCACGGACGAGGAGCAGCAGCGCCAGCGAGAGCTGCTGGCCGAGGAGATGGCCGACATGGACGCGGTCATCACCACCGCGCTCGTGCCCGGCAAGCCGGCCCCGCTGCTCGTGACCGCCGACGCCGTGCGCAAGATGAAGCCCGGCTCGGTGGTGGTGGACCTCGCGGGCGGGTCCGGCGGCAACTGCGAGCTGTCGGAGGCCGGCCAGACCCTGGTGGCGGAGGACGTGACCATCGCCGCGCCGCTCAACCTGGCGGCCGAGATGGCCGACCACGCCTCCGCGCTGTACGCGCGCAACATCCTGTCGTTCGTCGAGCTGGTGGCGGGCGAGGACGGCGCGCTGGCCATCGACTGGGAGGACGAGATCGTGAAGGGTGCGGTCCTGACGGGAGGCCCACATGGATCTGCTGACTGA
- a CDS encoding 2-oxoacid:acceptor oxidoreductase subunit alpha — translation MEKEFVAKAVEEKERVVVRFAGDSGDGMQLAGSRFTAATALVGNDLATLPDFPAEIRAPAGTLHGVSAFQIHFASRDILTPGDHPNVLVAMNPAALKTNLATLETGGVVIVNEDAFNANNLRKAGYEASPLEDDSLDRYQVIRVPMTSLTVASTDGIDGVTAAQAARAKNLFALGLVSWMYGRPTDGTLAWLEEKFAAKPAIRDANVAAFKAGWNFGETAELLAMPVEVKPAALEPGAYRNVDGTQAMALGLIAASVRSGLPLFYSSYPITPASEMLHTLSRHGRFGVRTVQAEDEIAAASIALGAAFGGHLGVTGTSGPGLDLKAETIGLAVACELPMVIVDVQRAGPSTGMPTKTEQGDLLAAIHGRHGESPLPVIAAATPADCFDAAVEATRVAIRYRTPVILLSDTFLSNSSEPWRIPSTDDLPEIDPAFATGPNAGDEFLPYLRDDKGARPWARPGTPGLQHRIGGLEKDEASGNISYEPDNHSRMTHLRAQKVANVAREIPDLEVDHEDGAELLVLGWGSTYGLCRAAVRRVRKRGRKVAFAHLRWVNPLPPNTGDVVRAYPKLLIPELNMGQMRSIIRAEFLVDAVGHSNVTGLPIGAQELEEAIMEQLG, via the coding sequence TTGGAGAAGGAATTCGTGGCCAAGGCGGTCGAGGAAAAGGAACGGGTCGTCGTCCGGTTCGCCGGGGATTCGGGCGATGGCATGCAGCTGGCGGGAAGCCGCTTCACCGCTGCCACGGCGCTCGTCGGCAACGACCTCGCCACGCTCCCCGACTTCCCCGCCGAGATCCGCGCCCCGGCGGGCACGCTGCACGGCGTCTCGGCCTTCCAGATCCACTTCGCCTCGCGCGACATCCTCACGCCGGGCGACCACCCCAACGTGCTGGTGGCCATGAACCCGGCGGCGCTCAAGACCAACCTCGCCACGCTCGAGACGGGCGGCGTCGTGATCGTCAACGAGGACGCCTTCAACGCCAACAACCTCCGCAAGGCCGGCTATGAGGCCAGCCCGCTCGAGGACGACAGCCTCGACCGCTACCAGGTCATCCGGGTGCCGATGACGTCGCTCACGGTGGCCTCCACCGACGGCATCGACGGCGTCACCGCCGCGCAGGCCGCGCGCGCCAAGAACCTGTTCGCCCTCGGGCTCGTCTCCTGGATGTACGGCCGGCCCACCGATGGCACGCTCGCCTGGCTGGAGGAGAAGTTCGCGGCCAAGCCCGCCATCCGCGACGCCAACGTCGCGGCCTTCAAGGCCGGCTGGAACTTCGGCGAGACGGCCGAGCTGCTGGCCATGCCGGTGGAGGTCAAGCCGGCTGCTCTCGAGCCCGGCGCGTACCGCAACGTCGACGGCACGCAGGCCATGGCGCTCGGCCTCATCGCCGCCAGCGTGCGCAGCGGCCTGCCGCTGTTCTACTCCAGCTACCCGATCACGCCCGCGTCCGAGATGCTCCACACGCTCTCGCGCCACGGGCGCTTCGGCGTGCGCACCGTGCAGGCGGAGGACGAGATCGCCGCGGCCAGCATCGCGCTCGGCGCGGCCTTCGGCGGGCATCTCGGCGTCACGGGCACCAGCGGTCCCGGCCTCGACCTCAAGGCCGAGACCATCGGGCTCGCGGTGGCGTGCGAGCTCCCCATGGTCATCGTCGACGTGCAGCGCGCCGGGCCCTCCACCGGCATGCCCACCAAGACCGAGCAGGGCGACCTGCTCGCCGCCATCCACGGTCGCCACGGCGAGTCGCCGCTGCCCGTCATCGCGGCCGCCACGCCTGCCGACTGCTTCGACGCCGCGGTGGAGGCCACCCGCGTGGCCATCCGCTACCGCACGCCGGTGATCCTGCTCTCCGACACCTTCCTGTCCAACTCGTCCGAGCCCTGGCGCATCCCCTCCACGGACGACCTGCCGGAGATCGACCCGGCCTTCGCCACAGGGCCGAACGCCGGCGACGAGTTCCTCCCGTACCTGCGTGACGACAAGGGGGCGCGCCCCTGGGCCCGGCCGGGCACGCCGGGCCTTCAGCACCGCATCGGCGGGCTCGAGAAGGACGAGGCGTCGGGCAACATCTCCTACGAGCCCGACAACCACTCGCGCATGACCCATCTGCGCGCGCAGAAGGTGGCCAACGTGGCTCGCGAGATCCCCGACCTCGAGGTGGACCACGAGGACGGCGCCGAGCTGCTCGTGCTGGGCTGGGGCTCCACCTACGGCCTCTGCCGGGCGGCGGTGCGGCGGGTGCGAAAGCGCGGGCGCAAGGTGGCGTTCGCGCATCTGCGCTGGGTCAACCCGCTGCCGCCCAACACCGGCGACGTCGTGCGCGCCTACCCCAAGCTGCTCATCCCCGAGCTCAACATGGGCCAGATGCGCTCGATCATCCGCGCGGAGTTCCTCGTGGACGCCGTCGGCCACTCCAACGTCACGGGCCTGCCCATCGGGGCGCAGGAGCTGGAGGAAGCGATCATGGAGCAGCTCGGATGA